One Gloeobacter morelensis MG652769 DNA window includes the following coding sequences:
- a CDS encoding ATP-binding protein produces the protein MHLADRLRTERHRRFVGRLNERNLFCAALQEPEPPFCVLWIHGPGGVGKTTLLKEFINLATEVPCRALYLDAKTFDPTPEAFSEALGRAMGEEGRDSPICRLAASTERRVLLIDTGEELNGLDPWLRETFLPQLPDCVLTVIASRLPPGREWRTDPGWQSLLRVVSLRNLSPEESCTYLAARRVSAEHHQSVLEFTHGHPLALSLVADVYAQGHAGNFHAENEPDVIRVLLECFLAELPGPEHRQALEVCALVHLTTEALLGELLAVADPRPLFEWLRGLSFIESGAAGLFPHDLAREVLTADLRWRNRDRYGALHERARRYYGMRLQQGSTSQQQEMLFDYIYLHRDNPIVKPCFEWRRHARILAGSLHTGEDTGALLAMVERHEGAQSAAIAAHWLECQPQSALVFRDQQGEALGFLLSVALEETSEAQREADPAVRLAWRFLQSRAPLRAGEKATHFRFWMGAETYHAVSPVQSMILTSVVRHYLSTPGLAFTFFPVRRPQLWSQMLVYADLMRLAEADFTVEGVTYGVFGHDWRTTPPAAWLALLAERETATAPQVAPVSRPVLLVLSPEDFTTAVRQALRDFARTDQLVRNPLVRSRLVAERLVAEAGDPATLLQQQIQEAATMLRDSPRDRKAYLALLHTYLQPAASQEAAAEMLDLPFSTYRRHLTAAVARVRDLLWQRELHG, from the coding sequence GTGCACTTAGCCGATCGATTGCGCACAGAACGCCATCGCCGCTTTGTCGGCCGCCTGAACGAACGCAACCTTTTTTGCGCAGCCCTCCAGGAGCCGGAGCCGCCCTTCTGCGTGCTGTGGATCCACGGGCCGGGAGGAGTAGGCAAGACGACGCTTCTCAAAGAATTCATCAACCTGGCCACCGAGGTTCCCTGCCGGGCGCTTTATCTGGATGCCAAGACCTTTGACCCGACACCTGAAGCGTTCAGCGAAGCCCTCGGCCGCGCGATGGGCGAGGAGGGGCGCGATTCGCCCATCTGCCGGTTGGCGGCTTCCACCGAGCGGCGGGTGTTGCTCATCGACACCGGTGAGGAGCTCAACGGGCTGGACCCATGGTTGCGCGAGACGTTTTTGCCGCAGTTGCCCGACTGTGTGCTCACGGTGATCGCCAGCCGCCTGCCCCCCGGCCGCGAGTGGCGCACAGACCCCGGCTGGCAAAGCCTGCTGCGCGTGGTGTCGCTGCGCAACCTCAGCCCAGAAGAAAGCTGCACCTACCTGGCGGCGCGCCGGGTGAGCGCTGAGCACCACCAGAGCGTGCTCGAATTTACCCACGGTCATCCGCTGGCCCTGTCGCTGGTGGCCGATGTCTACGCCCAGGGGCACGCGGGAAATTTTCATGCCGAGAACGAACCGGATGTGATCCGGGTGCTTCTGGAGTGCTTCCTGGCCGAACTTCCCGGTCCGGAGCACCGTCAGGCCCTCGAAGTCTGTGCGCTGGTGCACCTCACTACCGAGGCGCTGCTGGGCGAGTTGCTCGCAGTGGCGGACCCGCGGCCTTTGTTCGAGTGGCTGCGGGGGCTGTCCTTTATCGAGTCGGGGGCGGCGGGGCTGTTTCCCCATGACCTGGCCCGCGAGGTGCTCACCGCCGACTTGCGCTGGCGCAACCGCGATCGCTACGGCGCTCTGCACGAGCGCGCCCGGCGCTACTACGGCATGCGGTTGCAACAGGGCAGCACCTCCCAGCAGCAGGAGATGCTGTTTGACTACATCTATTTACACCGCGACAACCCGATCGTCAAACCCTGCTTCGAGTGGCGCCGCCATGCCCGCATCCTGGCGGGCAGCCTGCACACGGGAGAGGATACCGGTGCACTCCTGGCTATGGTCGAGCGCCACGAAGGCGCCCAATCGGCGGCCATAGCCGCCCACTGGCTGGAGTGCCAGCCCCAGAGTGCGTTGGTCTTTCGCGATCAGCAGGGGGAAGCGCTGGGATTTTTGTTGTCGGTGGCTCTGGAGGAAACCTCCGAAGCTCAGCGCGAAGCAGACCCGGCGGTGCGGCTTGCCTGGCGCTTTTTGCAGTCGCGCGCGCCGCTGCGCGCGGGGGAAAAGGCGACCCACTTTCGCTTTTGGATGGGGGCTGAGACCTACCATGCGGTCTCGCCGGTGCAGAGCATGATTCTTACCAGCGTCGTGCGCCACTACCTGAGCACCCCCGGTCTTGCCTTCACCTTCTTTCCGGTGCGCCGGCCGCAACTGTGGAGCCAGATGCTGGTCTACGCCGATCTGATGCGCCTCGCCGAGGCCGACTTCACCGTGGAGGGCGTCACCTACGGCGTCTTCGGCCACGACTGGCGCACGACGCCGCCCGCTGCCTGGCTGGCGCTATTGGCCGAGCGCGAAACCGCCACCGCCCCCCAGGTGGCGCCGGTCTCCCGACCGGTGCTGCTGGTCCTCAGTCCGGAGGACTTTACCACCGCCGTGCGTCAGGCGCTGCGCGATTTTGCCCGGACCGACCAGTTGGTGCGCAATCCGCTGGTGCGCTCGCGGCTGGTGGCCGAGCGGCTGGTGGCCGAGGCGGGCGATCCTGCCACGCTGTTGCAGCAGCAGATCCAGGAGGCGGCGACGATGCTGCGCGATTCGCCGCGCGACCGCAAGGCGTACCTTGCCCTGTTGCACACCTACTTGCAGCCGGCCGCAAGCCAGGAAGCGGCCGCCGAAATGCTCGATTTGCCCTTCAGCACCTACCGCCGCCACCTGACCGCCGCCGTCGCCCGCGTGCGCGATTTGCTGTGGCAGCGGGAGTTGCATGGGTAG
- a CDS encoding ABC transporter ATP-binding protein, whose protein sequence is MSTWGFFGYILRYRPGLFVLNALVWGAFHLLPLAAGLVIQAFFDTLAQGRSAATSVWTPVALLVVLAALRMGAFWGGWYIWATLSYTVAALLRGNVLAWLVQGPGSRVLPGSSGEAISRLRDDVQEVIDYLESWVDLWGEVLFAVLALAVMLSINPVITGAVLLPLVGFLVLVNMLGERLRRYRAERLAATGKVTEFVGEIFTAVQAVKLAGAEERVVGRFGAINDQRHQASLRDNLFSQLLDSLGETVLNVGIGCILLLAASSLRTGSFSVGDFALFVSYLIRLTDKMYSFGHTIAAHKKVGVSFARLSEMLAGTDARALVSPNPVYLGAVLPTVVPADPCGAFASLEVRDLTYRYPDSDRGIAGIAFAVPRGSFTVITGRIGAGKTTLLRVLLGLLPREGGEIYWNGAQVSDPASFLIPPRCAYTPQVPRLFSETLQDNLLQGFAAEEQSRLARSIHTAVLEQDVEKLERRLETVVGPRGVKLSGGQVQRSAAARMFVRDAQVLVFDDLSSALDVETEGRLWQRLFAKSDLTCLVVSHRRAALRRADQIVLIDEGRLIAQGDLATLLAGCPQMRELWESDG, encoded by the coding sequence ATGAGCACCTGGGGATTTTTTGGCTATATCCTGCGCTACCGGCCGGGGCTGTTTGTCCTCAACGCCCTGGTGTGGGGCGCTTTTCACCTGCTGCCGCTGGCGGCGGGGCTGGTGATCCAGGCGTTTTTTGATACCCTGGCCCAGGGCCGGAGCGCCGCCACCTCGGTCTGGACGCCGGTCGCCCTGCTGGTGGTCCTGGCGGCTTTGCGCATGGGCGCTTTTTGGGGCGGCTGGTACATCTGGGCGACGCTCTCTTACACGGTGGCGGCGCTATTGCGGGGCAATGTGCTTGCCTGGCTGGTGCAGGGACCGGGCTCGCGGGTATTGCCCGGTTCTTCGGGAGAGGCGATCAGCCGCCTGCGCGACGATGTGCAGGAGGTGATCGACTATCTCGAAAGTTGGGTGGACCTGTGGGGGGAGGTGCTCTTTGCCGTGCTGGCCCTCGCGGTGATGCTCAGCATCAACCCGGTGATCACCGGGGCGGTCCTCCTGCCGCTGGTAGGTTTTCTGGTCCTGGTGAACATGCTGGGAGAGCGCCTGCGCCGCTACCGCGCCGAGCGCCTGGCCGCCACCGGCAAAGTCACCGAATTTGTGGGTGAAATTTTTACCGCCGTGCAGGCGGTGAAACTCGCCGGGGCGGAAGAACGGGTGGTTGGGCGCTTTGGAGCGATCAACGACCAGCGGCACCAAGCCAGCCTGCGCGACAACCTCTTTTCGCAACTGCTCGATTCGCTAGGGGAGACGGTCCTCAACGTCGGCATCGGCTGCATCTTGCTTCTGGCCGCCTCCTCGCTGCGCACCGGCAGCTTCAGCGTCGGGGACTTTGCGCTGTTTGTCTCCTATCTGATTCGCCTCACCGACAAGATGTATTCGTTCGGCCACACGATCGCCGCCCACAAAAAAGTGGGGGTCTCCTTCGCGCGCCTGAGCGAAATGCTGGCCGGTACGGACGCCAGGGCGCTGGTATCCCCCAATCCGGTCTACCTGGGCGCAGTGCTGCCCACGGTCGTTCCGGCCGATCCCTGCGGGGCGTTCGCGTCGCTGGAGGTGCGAGATCTCACCTATCGTTACCCGGATAGCGACCGGGGGATTGCGGGCATTGCGTTTGCGGTGCCGCGCGGTTCATTTACGGTGATCACCGGCCGCATCGGCGCGGGCAAGACGACGCTGCTGCGGGTGCTATTGGGCCTGTTGCCGCGCGAGGGGGGTGAAATTTACTGGAACGGCGCACAGGTAAGCGATCCTGCTTCGTTTTTAATCCCGCCGCGCTGCGCCTACACGCCGCAGGTGCCGCGGCTCTTTAGCGAAACGCTGCAGGACAACCTGTTGCAGGGATTCGCCGCCGAGGAACAGAGCCGTCTGGCGCGCTCGATCCACACCGCCGTACTGGAGCAGGACGTCGAAAAGCTGGAGCGCCGGCTGGAGACGGTAGTGGGTCCGCGCGGCGTCAAACTCTCCGGCGGCCAGGTCCAGCGCTCCGCCGCCGCCCGCATGTTCGTGCGCGACGCCCAGGTGCTCGTCTTTGACGACCTGTCGAGCGCCCTCGATGTCGAGACCGAAGGCCGCCTGTGGCAGAGACTGTTTGCCAAATCGGATCTGACCTGTCTGGTGGTCTCCCATCGCCGGGCCGCCCTGCGCCGGGCCGATCAGATTGTGCTCATCGACGAAGGCCGCCTGATTGCCCAAGGCGATCTTGCGACGCTGCTCGCCGGTTGCCCTCAGATGCGCGAGCTGTGGGAGAGCGATGGTTAA
- a CDS encoding ABC transporter ATP-binding protein, translating into MRVTFRQYREFLARYLWPQWPRVLLLVVLLLVSVALQLVGPQVVRYFIDGALAGAPLAALLAAGVGFLAVGLVQQICTVAVTWVGENVGWNATNRLRADLTRHCLGLEMGFHHERTPGELIERIDGDATALSNFFSQFLLKVVGSGLLLVGVVAVVTAEDWRAGAALALFVAMSALALARSRDIAVEAVREERQVSAELFGFLEERLAGLDDLRANGAGPYAMRRFWQVMGRLFVRGRHASMRRSLVWLITLGLFTLSSVLAFGLGAYLYLAGAITLGTAYLFFQYTELLQSPLEQLTSELQDLQRAAASLGRIVELSQIDSRLAEGSAGREALPDGPLAVRFEAVDFAYAPGKPVIEQLSFDLPAGQVLGLLGRTGSGKTTLTRLLLRLWEPQAGSVRLGGLDVASLTAAALRERVGVVTQDVQLFHASVRDNVTFFDATIPDERVREALERAELGSWLAGLPRGLDSELASGGRGLSAGEAQLLAFARVLLKDPGLVILDEPSSRLDPATEARIERAVHRLLAGRTGIIIAHRLSTVRRVDRILILEGGQILEAGPRAALAADPHSRFARLLATDLEEVLV; encoded by the coding sequence ATGCGCGTGACATTCCGGCAGTACCGGGAGTTTTTGGCGCGGTACCTGTGGCCGCAGTGGCCACGGGTGCTGCTGTTGGTCGTGTTGCTGCTGGTAAGTGTCGCACTGCAGCTGGTCGGTCCGCAGGTGGTGCGCTATTTCATCGATGGGGCTTTGGCAGGCGCACCCTTGGCGGCGCTGTTGGCGGCGGGGGTCGGGTTTCTGGCGGTGGGGCTGGTGCAGCAAATCTGCACCGTGGCGGTCACCTGGGTGGGCGAGAATGTCGGTTGGAACGCCACCAACCGCCTGCGCGCCGATCTGACCCGCCACTGTCTGGGGCTGGAGATGGGTTTTCACCACGAGCGCACACCGGGGGAACTGATCGAGCGCATCGACGGCGACGCCACGGCGCTCTCGAACTTCTTTTCACAGTTTTTGTTGAAGGTGGTGGGTTCAGGGCTGCTGCTGGTGGGGGTAGTCGCGGTGGTGACGGCAGAAGACTGGCGGGCGGGTGCGGCGCTGGCCCTGTTTGTGGCGATGAGCGCCCTGGCGCTGGCCAGAAGCCGCGACATCGCCGTGGAGGCGGTGCGCGAGGAGCGCCAGGTGAGCGCCGAATTGTTCGGCTTTTTGGAGGAGCGGCTTGCCGGTCTGGACGATCTGCGCGCCAACGGCGCCGGTCCCTACGCGATGCGCCGCTTCTGGCAGGTGATGGGAAGGCTGTTCGTGCGCGGACGGCACGCCTCGATGCGCCGCTCGCTCGTCTGGCTGATCACCCTGGGGCTATTTACCCTCAGCTCGGTGCTCGCCTTCGGCCTCGGGGCCTATCTGTACCTGGCCGGGGCGATCACCCTCGGGACGGCCTACTTGTTTTTTCAGTACACCGAATTGTTGCAAAGCCCGCTGGAGCAACTGACCAGCGAACTGCAAGATTTGCAGCGGGCGGCGGCGAGCCTGGGGCGGATCGTCGAACTCTCGCAAATCGATAGCCGCCTGGCCGAAGGCAGCGCCGGACGGGAAGCGCTGCCGGACGGCCCTCTTGCGGTGCGCTTCGAGGCGGTGGATTTTGCCTACGCTCCCGGTAAGCCGGTCATCGAACAGTTGAGCTTCGATCTACCTGCCGGGCAGGTGCTGGGGTTGCTCGGCCGCACCGGCAGCGGCAAGACCACCCTCACCCGGCTGTTGCTCAGGCTGTGGGAACCGCAGGCGGGCAGTGTGCGGCTGGGGGGGCTGGACGTTGCTTCATTGACGGCGGCGGCACTGCGCGAGCGGGTGGGCGTGGTCACCCAGGATGTGCAGTTGTTTCACGCGAGCGTGCGCGACAATGTGACGTTTTTTGATGCAACCATCCCGGATGAGCGCGTGCGCGAGGCGCTGGAGCGGGCGGAACTGGGAAGCTGGCTGGCGGGGCTGCCGCGGGGACTAGATAGCGAACTGGCAAGCGGCGGCCGGGGTCTGTCGGCCGGGGAGGCGCAACTATTGGCCTTTGCCCGCGTACTGCTCAAAGATCCGGGACTGGTGATTCTGGATGAACCGTCTTCGCGGCTCGACCCGGCCACCGAGGCGCGCATCGAGCGGGCCGTCCACCGGCTTCTCGCTGGACGCACCGGGATCATCATCGCCCACCGCCTGAGCACTGTGCGCCGGGTCGATCGCATTTTGATCCTGGAAGGGGGCCAGATCCTCGAAGCGGGGCCGCGCGCCGCACTGGCCGCCGATCCCCACTCGCGCTTCGCCCGGCTTCTGGCCACCGATCTGGAGGAGGTTCTTGTATGA
- a CDS encoding GNAT family N-acetyltransferase, giving the protein MTTDDFALVHRWLTTPEVDRWWGDPDQDKGDDDELPFEEALGDPNIALWIVSHGGRPFAYIQDYDPHAWANHHFASLPLGSRGIDQFIGEPDMLGCGHGSAFIRAHVERLFAQGAPAVGTDPHPSNARAIRAYEKAGFVRDVEQDTEWGRALLMVRLR; this is encoded by the coding sequence ATGACAACCGACGACTTCGCCCTGGTTCACCGCTGGCTGACGACTCCCGAGGTCGATCGCTGGTGGGGTGACCCCGATCAGGATAAGGGAGACGACGATGAGCTTCCTTTCGAAGAAGCACTCGGCGATCCGAACATCGCCCTTTGGATCGTGTCGCACGGGGGCCGACCGTTCGCCTACATACAGGATTACGACCCGCACGCTTGGGCAAATCACCACTTCGCATCCCTTCCCTTGGGCTCCAGGGGAATAGACCAGTTTATCGGCGAGCCGGATATGCTCGGGTGCGGGCACGGCTCGGCCTTCATCCGCGCCCATGTCGAGCGGCTGTTCGCGCAAGGCGCGCCCGCGGTAGGAACCGACCCTCATCCCTCCAACGCCCGCGCGATCCGTGCGTATGAGAAGGCGGGCTTTGTCCGCGATGTCGAGCAGGACACCGAATGGGGTCGCGCACTCTTGATGGTTCGCTTGCGATAA
- a CDS encoding MobC family plasmid mobilization relaxosome protein, with protein MTGSPDQNASRLNDFLTAAKGESASLATQKGKPLHPFSIRLTQEERERLEAEAKGKPLSVYMRERLLGDGSTPRKLRRKPAADQAGLAKVLGMLGQSRLANNLNQIAKAAHIGVLVVSPALLEELENARRDIRIMRDALLSALGFPPSGASS; from the coding sequence ATGACAGGCTCCCCGGATCAGAATGCCAGCCGCCTCAATGACTTCCTAACTGCCGCCAAGGGCGAGTCGGCCTCTTTGGCTACCCAGAAGGGCAAGCCGCTCCATCCGTTCTCGATCCGCCTGACGCAGGAGGAACGCGAGCGACTGGAAGCCGAGGCCAAGGGCAAACCCTTAAGCGTCTATATGCGCGAACGGCTCTTGGGTGATGGTTCCACGCCCCGAAAACTCCGGCGCAAGCCTGCCGCCGATCAGGCTGGGCTGGCCAAGGTGCTGGGGATGCTGGGGCAGTCAAGGCTGGCCAATAACCTCAACCAGATTGCCAAGGCCGCCCATATCGGGGTGCTGGTCGTCTCTCCGGCGCTGCTCGAAGAGCTTGAGAATGCCCGCCGGGATATCCGCATCATGCGCGATGCCCTGCTGTCGGCGCTCGGATTTCCTCCCTCGGGGGCCAGTTCATGA
- a CDS encoding relaxase/mobilization nuclease domain-containing protein translates to MILVGNQRGGGRDLAAHLFSPDNDHVTVHEVRGFASDDVHGAFQEAYAMSKGTRCKQFLFSLSFNPPPRENVSTETFEDAIARAEAKLGLTNQPRVIVFHEKEGRRHAHAVWSRIDIEEMKAVQLSYSHRKLQDLSRELYLEHGWRMPEGLADQSRSDPRNFTLDEWQQAKRQGHDPRTIKTALQDAWAISDNKAALVHALKERGYSLARGDRRGYVAVDHNGEVYALSKWAGVKTKDVRARLGEANTLPSLDEAKATFAKEMQPALSRWERELQERIDAHHARTEANKHGLIERQAAERKALFDGIEDRRIKETQARQERFRTGLAGFWDKLRGEHRRLREENEKDAYECLLRDRRQKDDLIFAQLEQRRALQERHKQDVERLQDQQRGLAEDRTRFDRAAQGPPDPVDDRKRAFLENRRNTGDSPERPRAPEPEH, encoded by the coding sequence ATGATTCTCGTCGGCAACCAGCGCGGCGGCGGGCGTGATCTCGCCGCCCATCTTTTCTCCCCGGACAATGATCATGTCACCGTGCATGAAGTCCGGGGCTTTGCGTCGGACGATGTGCATGGGGCCTTTCAGGAAGCCTATGCCATGAGCAAGGGGACGCGGTGTAAGCAGTTCCTCTTTTCGCTCTCCTTCAATCCGCCGCCCCGTGAGAACGTCTCGACCGAAACCTTTGAAGACGCCATTGCCCGCGCCGAAGCCAAGCTGGGCCTCACCAATCAGCCCCGCGTGATTGTCTTCCACGAGAAGGAAGGCCGCCGCCATGCTCATGCGGTGTGGAGCAGGATCGACATTGAAGAAATGAAAGCCGTCCAGCTTTCGTACTCCCACCGCAAGCTGCAAGACCTTTCCCGCGAACTCTACCTCGAACATGGCTGGCGGATGCCCGAAGGGCTGGCGGATCAAAGCCGCAGCGATCCGCGCAATTTCACGCTGGATGAATGGCAACAAGCCAAGCGCCAAGGCCACGATCCGCGCACCATCAAGACGGCATTGCAAGATGCTTGGGCGATCTCGGACAACAAGGCGGCACTCGTCCATGCCCTGAAGGAACGCGGCTACAGCCTCGCGCGCGGGGATCGGCGGGGGTATGTCGCCGTCGATCATAATGGGGAGGTCTACGCGCTCTCCAAATGGGCGGGCGTCAAAACCAAGGATGTGCGCGCCCGTCTGGGTGAGGCCAATACGCTGCCCTCGCTGGATGAGGCCAAGGCCACCTTTGCCAAAGAGATGCAGCCCGCGCTTTCCCGCTGGGAGCGGGAACTGCAAGAGCGGATCGACGCGCACCACGCCCGCACTGAAGCCAACAAGCACGGCCTGATCGAGCGGCAAGCCGCCGAACGAAAAGCCCTGTTCGACGGCATAGAAGATCGCCGGATCAAGGAAACCCAAGCACGGCAGGAACGCTTCCGCACCGGGCTGGCCGGGTTCTGGGACAAGCTCCGGGGCGAACACCGCCGTCTGCGCGAAGAGAACGAGAAGGACGCCTATGAGTGCCTGCTGCGGGACCGCCGCCAGAAGGACGATCTGATCTTCGCACAACTTGAACAACGCCGCGCCCTGCAAGAGCGCCATAAGCAGGATGTGGAACGGCTACAGGATCAGCAACGCGGCTTGGCTGAAGACCGCACGCGGTTTGATCGGGCCGCGCAAGGACCGCCGGACCCGGTGGATGACCGCAAACGCGCGTTTCTGGAAAACCGCCGGAATACGGGGGATTCTCCCGAACGGCCCCGCGCGCCTGAGCCGGAACATTAG